From the genome of Gallus gallus isolate bGalGal1 chromosome 4, bGalGal1.mat.broiler.GRCg7b, whole genome shotgun sequence:
cGTTTCACATAATAAATGGAGGTTTCTAAAGTACAAGCCTACCTTGTACAGTCAATTTCTCAATcactgtggaagaaatggaatgttttttgtttcagtcGTTTGGAAAACGAAGTCCTATTGTCAGAGTAAGTGTGATTGCACCTTGTAAAAGTTGCTCTCTGCATTGTTCCTCCATACATAAGTCAACTTTTTTCTATATTGGCAGGCTAttacctttcttccttttccagcaGAGATCTGTAGAGCAAGTCCTAATGGCATTTCTCacttactgaaatatttctgtcattGGTGTTTCCAGTAGTACTTATTTTTCTAGAGCCTATTCTGACTTTTGAGAAGTCCCCAGGTTTGCTGATGAGATACAACTCTGTATCTTGCAGACGACAAGCAAAATCCTAACATTAGGCATCATCCTCTGGGCCCACAGAATCTCAGGGCTTTAATACTTCTTGTTCTTGAGGAGGAGGCCTGCTGCATCAGCAGGCGTTTTCAAGCAGAACGTGGGCTTTTGATGCAGAAATGGCAATAAAAAGTGTACATACCACTTTTGAGATGGCTTTTATAGAAACATTAATGATGTGGTTTTACAAAGTCGTAACCTATGGAAATGGATGTAGATAAGATAGTGCCTGGAGAACCCCAAGGCAGTGTTGTCAGTTTGGGCAAACAAGGTAGTGCTGTCCCTAGCCATCCTGGGGACGGAGCAGGGACAGGTGGATGTTATATGCTGGCTGAATCATTTACTTATTCCCTGTCTTAATTCTGAGCATAATTCTGTGTTGAAGAATACCTGCAAACTGCACGCATTTTACAAATCATTGTATTGTAATTGGATTGTAATTAAGCCCCTTCCAGTATTAATCCCTTATAAGAACAGAAGGTGATTACATTgttggtatttttaaaatatggtcAGAGTAATATCCAGTCTTCTCAGTTCAGGAATCTCTGAGTATCAGATATTCCAGAaatggacacagtactccaggtggggtttCATGAGAGcggagtagaggggcagaatcacctcccttgacctgctggtcacacttcacGTGGTGCAACCCAGGttatggttggccttctgggatgcaagcacacattgccagctcatgttgagtctgTCATCAACCAACAAAGTTAAAAtcttttgctttaatttcccctgctgctgcttttaagtATAGAAAGTGCCGTAAGGTTGTACCCAACATTCCCAATACTTCCTAAGGAACTTTTTGGTAGTCTCAGTAAATTTACTAGCAGATATTCATAGATTAATCACAGGAAGAATGTTATAAGTCTCTAATGATGTGTTTTCTCTATTCTTTCTCAAGTGACTAGTTATTGAAGTTCATGGTAATTAAAGGAGTTTAAAGTTTCCTGAGTGTCTTCCTCCTGCAGTTGCTCAACTGTTTCTTTGGTGTGCTTTGTGTAATACTATGACTACATACAGCTAATAAACGTATCAGTGATGCCAATACAAAGGGAAATTGGGTTTGTAGAAATTATTCACCTATTTATTTCATATGGAACATCTCTTCTATCTTGCATTTGTGTATTTACACTGATATTAAACAGATTACCCTGCTGTGACAAGATGTACTGGGATTTGTGACGTTACTGTGACATGAAACATGTCGAAAAGGAAATGGTAGTTCTCACCAAGGCATCACAGCCATCCTGTGATTTTAGAACTGTTGTTATTAATCAGGGTAGTTTACCTAAGCAAGGAATAGAGCCTATTTCCATAATACAGCAGATAAAATCCCATCCATCTAACCTCTCCTGATGAAGAATGTAATATTTGTGTGTCTTTAGCAATTCTGTCATCAATAAAATAGTTGTACTGATAGGCAGGTTGTCCAGTGTTGACTTTTCTTACAGTTAGCAAGCTTACCTAGTCTGTAGCaatgatatattttttatcCATAAATAAGCTGGTAAAACAGTGAGGTACAAATTAAAATCTGTTCTTAAAAGATCTTAGACGGAGTTATAGTAATTGATAAATTCAAACGTGAAACTTTAATTGTACATCTCTCTGTATAACTGTTATCGCAGTCCGATCATTTGTTGTTAGGTCAGTCATGTGATTTAAAGTTCCAATGTAAATAGGGTTTGGAAACTACCTCAGTACCTGGGATTCTTTGCATACCATGAGCTGTGTGATGCAGTGAAAGTTACAGTTTCCCTTATCTGGAACTTGTGCTTTGATATTGCACTGAATCTCGATTTTGGTACAAGCTGACCAAGTCTCATTGCTAACTGTCAcgcctttctttttctgttctagcTGAGACAATCACAGTCGTactgcacagacacagaatgCCTTCAGGAATGTGAGTAACTGCTGAGATCAGGAGCGtggaagtaaaataaacagctgtaattaaatgttttaagaacatattaaatgaaatcaaatacTGCGGTACTGAAACCACTGTGTGAGGGAGGTAATTCCTGAGAATCTGTGACTCAGATTTACCATTTGTACATGAGATGCATCATATGGAAGAGGATGGTGAGCGAGTGGGAGATGTCAGTACACCGGCACCACGGATGATCAAGCCCCAAGTATTACTGTATCTTACCACTAACTTCCAAGTaagattatttaaaattctCTCAAAAGGCAGAATTTGgagaactttatttttcctccttactGTCATGGCAGCTGAATATCAGTGGATATTGAGCTAAGGCAGCTTTGGCTGATAAGCTGACACAGaccactgctgcatttctgtttgaCTTGGTGGCTGTATAGTTAATGAAGCAGAGTACTGATATGTACACTTCCTTGAAACTTGCTGTGCAACACATCAAGAAAACCTTCCAAACAACGAGCATGACTGGGATAATCAAACGTTACCAGCTTCTGCTGAGAAGTATAACTGTGCAGGGATTATGCAGTAATGTGAACTTGCCCTGAGGCACTCTGTTTACACTTTTCATGGTCTAAAGGAAACATTGCCAAGTgcttataaataaaaatgaaatggatcTGTTTTTCCTATACTGCTCCACTATATGAGTGAGCATATGAGCTCACTCAATTAGCCTGCATCACGACTACTGTAAGGCTTTCAGGGAACACCTGAGCAGTGCTTCTGCAAGTAGGAGCTGCTGTTGCTCTTCTAGAAGCACTTGTGTCTCCTATGGGTCTTGGAGCTGGTAAAGGTTTCCTGGATCCTGGGGTGAGTGCATGCTTTCCTTCACTCACATCCCTGCATCTTCACTCTACAATAAATCCTGTTCAGAGATGGGCATCTAGGTTGTACTTGCACTGTGTATTCCCAGAATGAAACACTCCCAGATTCATTGTCAAGGTGGGCTGAAGGGAAACAGCTATGAACTTTACCAGATactccctcaaaaaaaaaaaaaaaaaaaaaaaaaaacagtgtggGAGTCACATCTGCCATAACAATGCTACTGGCTGTACTTTTTCCATATGGGCTTTCCAAGTTAGCTGTATGTCTGGGACCTCCATCATGACTCCTCCCCCTAATGCACCTGTCCTTGGGAAGATGTTTTAGTGTCGTTCCTTGGGCTGCTATGTCTTGTTTCTTCTTGAAtctcaagttttttttcttgaatccAGGAGAGGGAAAGGCAGATGGCAGGAATTAGGCTGTGCAGCCTTGTGAGCTGTAGTTCACGGTTGAAAACAAGCAATGATACATTCTCACTTAAACCTGAGGAGTCATCAATATTTATGAAGCTCTCAGGCTAAGGGCTGTATAAATGAGTAAGTCCTGTTATGTATAGGCACAAAGCTTGTGGGAGAGCTTTCAAGCTATACAGTCATAGTACAGTGGAGATGTAAACGGTTTGTGGCAAATAGCTTTCCATCCTGAAAGAGATTCTTGCAATAGCTGTCTGTGCAGATGCAGGCAATTTGGCAGCAATTGTTCCAAACCAGTGGTTTGTTTCAAAAACCCAAAGCAGAAATTATAGAGTAAATCCTCTTCTACATTATTATGTTGCCTTAAATTTAGTTCCAGCAAAGgtattttttttgctgatgcAATCACAGTGACTGCCTATATGTCAGATTTCTGTGTGATTCTTCTGTGGTTCCGTGCTTGAGCCAACACGAGGTCTGTGAGACTCCCAGGAgttaaaggcaaaaaataaacagattgaGCCTGGAGAAGCTTCTAGAGACATTTTCAGACATAGATCAAAACAATTCTGGGCCAATCTTCTGACTGTTGCTtcattccctttcttttcagCTGTATCACGATGAACTTCAGTTTGAGCTGgatctcctcttctccaggctcgATTTTGCGTTACTTGCTGCCTTTGATTCCTCATTTCCAGACCTTGATATGAGGGAATTTCTTGTACTCCCACCCATTTGCTCATTCCCGGGATTTGGTCTTCCTtttggcagcacagctgggaatgTTGTCATAGACAGATTCTTAAGTTACAAGGTTGTGGAATAACTGATGAAATGTGTGTGGTTTTGATTTGGGAAACGTCAGGGCTGCGGCTCAGCCTGTGTCACAGCAATGTCATGTGTTGTGCTTGTGCTGTTGCTACCAGCTGGAAGTTATCAGGAACACCCTACATTGATTCTTCCCAAGAACactctgtttcttcagttcttGGTATCAGATCTTTTGTAGATATTTGGAGCCAAATCAAAACAGTAGCGCTCGCTGAAGTACAGCACTCCCTCACTCATATTTTTGTGTTATTAGCTCTAAATTCTTACTTAGTTTTTAGCATCATTATGTTGCAATGATTACCTTGTGGAAAGTTTCCTACCAGGATTGGAACCAGTGCTTTCAGATTTACACTCCTACATATGGGAGGAAATGAGCACCACTTCAGAGAGCATTTGGGCACTCTGCTTGATGGCTGTTCTCCATCAAGATACCTGCTGTGATGTAAAGCGTGCATCAGTCTGATCACTTTTCCCTCCATTTCAGTGAGTACATTGGAGTGCATTTTCCAATTGCAGCATCAGTGGTTCATCCAGCCCAAGGAAGCTgtacagctgcagctgggctACTGTGATGGCTAGTGGCCCTTCAAAGTCATCCTATCCTGTGGCAGGAAATTGTGGGCTGCCACCTGAGTTTAATCTCTGTGTTTGAGCAATTTCCAAATGTTCTGACCTGGAATTACCACATCCATATTTTGAGTACTATTATTCTCAGTGCTCTACGAGTTTGTAATGTTAACAGTCAGAGATGACTGTCTGAAATGTTGTCTACCCTACTTTcaaatttttatgtattttaaaatgaatctgTGACTCATCTTGAGTTGTACTCCTCCAGGGGAGTCACAGCAGCCTGACCTAATGGCATGAAATGTCTGCCAGCTCTTCCCTCCCTTTTCTGGTaattcccttctcccttcttccaCTCGAATCCTCTTTGGATCTCTTCAGTTTCCTTGTCCCTGCCTTCGATTTTGTCAGCTTGCATGGATTATCTGCTGAAGGTCCCACAGGCTCTTTGTCTTCCCTGTTGATCCATCTATAAAATACCTCTCTTCATATGGtttcatgcatttatttcacagaaCAGGCAAGGCTAAAAACACCGTGGAAAGGTGTAAGTCAGGGAGTATACTTTTGCCTTTCTACACTGAAAAACGGTTAAAAGCTGAACATCCAAGAGGAAATAGTACTGCCGTGAGATGGCAGGCTAAAAGCATCACAGAGAttgtatttctgcagcaaaagaaatgcagtctttcctcttttctctagAGTGCAACCTAACTTTGAATGAAAAATAGCACTTTAAGAGGAGAACTAATCTCTTGTGAGGAGTACTTAAAAAGGCACttgcttattttaattcttgAGATTTCAGCTGCATCATCATGATCTGGTTGGCCTTCGAtctttagaaattatttttcccaaattcATCATTTTAGTAGCTTTGACTGCCATACAGTAGAACATTAAATGAGGTGGCccaaaataagattttttttggCCTTCCTGTCTTTTTCTGAGAGAAGGCTAGCATATATAGCCTACTGTTGTGCCTGTCAGTCTCTGTTTCTATAGGTGAAAGCAAGCCAAACAATTATATCTTGCACATGGAACAGCAGTTGTGACTCACTGTAGTCATTATCTCCTATGAGTGGTAATCCCAGtctcagagcagcccttcaTAAAGCTTTCTCCTCCACAGAGATAACTGTAAAAAATTCCAAGGGATGAACTGTTCCCAGGCTTCGTTCACAGTTACTGGGTAGGTAGGCAGACTCAGCCCAAGGGACCAGatacaatgaaaataaagaccTTGGGCTGGATTTGGTGGTCTTTGATTAGCCAGGTTAGAGACTATAAGCTTTACTTCACTCGGTGACACAGCTTACAAGGGGGAAATGTGTCGCAGCATTCCATAGCAATTGATGTCTCCCAGGAACTGAAAATTAAGAACTAGATTTTACTGTAATCAAAATGGATGGTGGCAGGGGCATTCATCTGTGAGATCAGGACAGGACAGTTTCCTAGTTATCTGGAGATACTAGAAAATATCAGAGTACTAGAAAATATAAGAGTACTCAGATGTACTCTTAAAAGCAACCTTTAATcttaaagaaatcaaaagacCACCACAAAATTACCTGCAAAATATCAATTGTAATTAAAACCACTTTGTTTGTCAactctcaaaacattttttctacCCATCAGGATAAATTCTATCCTACTTGGTTTCGGCTTCACTCAGCCGTTCTTTATCCATAAGCTGGTCTCATCTGATTATTCTGTGACCTCTGTGATGGAACTGTTCTTAGTGAAAGATTCACAACATGCTATTTTTCACAGTAGCTGTAACagcttcttgtttgttgttttgatttgtgtTGCAAAGCTTGGAAAAGTGAGACATCCCACCTATGTGAGACTTTGCTTATCCTCCTCATTTCAAGAGATCAAAGTAACAGGTTCTGAAATATCTCACATCCCTATTAAAACATATGGTCATTTGTAAATGAAGTGGCTTTAATGGTACTTGAATAGTATAAACAGTATTATGGCTATTTTCATATCTAGCATGCTTTGAGTAGGTAGTACAGGGCCAAGCTGTGTTGGATCAGCTGTCGTATTACTTAGTCTAGAACACGTTTTGGTGCATTTGGCTCAATgcaaactgtatttcaaaatagGCTGGGTAGAAATTGTGTATTGTAGGAATGCCTGTGGTTTCCCACTGTGATTCCTTCTACTGCTTTCTTTGACCTGAAGTGTCAATTGTGTGTGAAATCAAATCTAACACATCACCTGAATTTTCGTTGCTCTCCTGAGCGTACACAGCAAAGCAGGTACCTCGAGCtgtcctgtgtgctgctgaaggTGGTCTCAGGGTAGCTGCTAATGTTGCCTGGAAGCTTAGAAGTAAGGCGGTTATTCATTTCATCCAAAATTGTATGCTGCTTTGCTGGCCTTCATATATAGTGAAGGTCATCCAagatttaaaatactgttaaatCATATTACATATGCTTTCTGAGTCAGTCTTGTGTTAGAATTTAATGAATTAAAGGCTGTGACATTCTCATTTATTATCTTTGCACTACTCCTCATATGTAGCACCTTTTATGGATTCAGACCTCCAAGAGAATTTTTGAGTGGGTATTATGTCAGTAAAGGACATCAACACAACAGCCCCAGTGTTCATTCAGAGAGCACTGTGTGTGGAATAGCTGCAAGCTTCCCCACAGTGGCCTGCTTCTCTGTTTGAGCTGTGTTATGAGGACACTGCTTTCAAAGAAGAGCCTCTGATAACAGTGGTACCTGGTATCACAGTGATGGGGTGGTTCTTCAGTAGCAGCAATAGCCTTCAAGGAAATGACTGCCTTCAGCAGTTCACTGGGTATGAGTCGTCTAACAGATGTTAAATAATAGCAGCTTCCAACAGGCAGTGCATCCAGCCTTGACTCCAAAATGAGGTGGTTCAGGGAGTTAATGAAACAAGTGAAAAATCTGATGGATACATGTGTCCTCATGTGTTAAAGGTTTCAGCCAGTGGAGTAAAACAGAATAGACCTTCTTGTACTGAAGGTTATTCATAATAGCTTTATATTAATtgcctttgaaaacaaacagttaACACTTAAAATCAATAATAGATTTTCTTGTGGTTTCAGAAAGTGCATTTTCAGGAAGCGAGAAAAAACAATTAGCTTTTTACAGTACTAAACAAAGTGCTTTGATTGATGTGATTTTACGGCCTAGAATATCACTTGCTTTATTGTCAGCATGAAGGGGAAGGTGCTGATGAAATTAAGATGCTAATCTTGAGAGTCGGGTTGAATTCCATGCTGTGTCACAGATTTCATGTGTGGTGGTGAAGCCACAAGGTCTAACAGGGTTTAATAGTGATGGTCTGCTGTGTGAATACTGTTAGGTCACCTGAGTACAGCATGGCTGAAGTTGGCAtggacctctgggtccatctggaccaacccctgctcaagcagggacacccagagcagagtgCCCAAGCACGTGTCCAGATGGCTTTTGATTATCTACAGGGATGGAGACTTCACAGCCTccctctgggcagcttgtgccagcacTCAGTCACCTTCACAGttgtttcctgatgttcagctgcctgtgttccagtttgtgcccattacctcttgtcctgtcactgagTACCACTGAAAGGAGCCTTGCTCTGTCCTCTTTGCACTCTCCCTTCAGCTATCTGTACAGATTGGTGACATACCCTGGAGACTTCTCTCCTCTAGGCCGAACAGTCCCAcctggggctctgccccatCATCCAGataattaatgaagatgttaagtCCTTAAATACTAGTGTAAATAGAGCCATGTAAGTACCAGAAGTCATAATTAGTTATCTGTACATTGGTTCACACTTCACCTGAATGAAAATTCAAATTTataatttgattattttaaattatgtttcaGAGGGGAAAAGTTGATATTTTCAAATGTGCGAGTATTTGCGAGACCTTCTTGATCCAAAAAGACTAATCCCCAGTCTAAGGGGATattctcagttttatttctatGTGACCATGTCTCAACATCTTACTTAATGTAAACTGAGAAATATTTGTAGTAATTCTGAGAATTTCAGTGCAGTCTTATGAAATAGATTCTCTCTTTTCAAAGAGATAAGAAATGTGGTTTTTAGAAGTCTAACACTAACAAAAGATTACTTACCTTAAAGACAAAGGAAGAACTAATCAGAAAATTCTATTGACAAATGTTTTCCTTAGATTTTCgcttggttttggtttggtttagttcttgggtttgtttttcattctgagGAAAGAAGTGCCATCACTCTGTTTTATAACTTGAGTTTTCCTTGTATGTAGTGCCAGGACCAAATTACTCCGGTGACAACGTCGTCAGCTTTGCCATGGTAGTGATGGCCTGGGTTGTGATTGCATTCGTCTTGTTCTTACTGAGACCTAGTAATCTGAGAAATTCCAGCGCAGCCGGAAAACCCACCAGCCCACATAATGTAAGTGACTGTAGTAGTTTAACTATATTTGGTCTTAACACTGATCATGctttagtctttttttccccttaaaatgttctttttgtattttcttctccgTTTTCTTGGAACTCTATTAACAATGAAAACAAGTAAAATCAAAGTGAATGTAGAATTGCAAAGGCTAGCTGCGAGGTCTGCCGTGAGATGGAGCAGATGTAGGTGCCCGAGAGTTGGTTACGATGTTCTCTGGACTCTGTCTCTGGTTGGAACTGCCTCCTGCCTTCTTATGTGACAATTTTAGAGAAGTAAAGAAAATCACATCATAGAACTTGGGAAGGTGACCTTCCTCCTCGGTGTAGGATCTTGGAAAAAATCACTGTTGGTTCAGGAAACAGTATTGTCTGATGCTCATATACCTGGAGGCTGAAACAGGTGATGAAAGACCTTAAAGCACAATGTAACTCTTCCCggggtttggtttggttttcaaTTGCTCAATTCTTCTCTATGAGACACTGTTCCTAATTCTCTGtgtgctcttttttcttttcctctgtcccCCCGCTAGGGACAAGAACCGCCAGCCCCACCACTGGACTAGAGCTTTCAGTGTCAGAGAAGTTCAGCAGCTAAAACCTTGCACGACCAAATGAACGAAGTGACCAGATTACTGCAAAACTCCCTTCAATActgttgttttctcatttatatAGTGCAGAATTACCATTCAGCAGTTATGTTCATGAACTACTTTTAGCTACTTCAATTCTAAGttaatttttgctttgtatGTTACTACAATTCCTAGTAGGTTATAATTTGAATAGTGATGAGGCATTGCAGGGTTTTTTGGTTGTTATCATAACTGCGGACATTCCACTCAGTGTCTTTCTGTTACAGCAATCTTAATTTCTTTGCAGTGGTTTCTGATATtccttgaaagaaaattaaaatcccTGTGCATCTATAATAATGGAAATTATTACTGATCTTTCTTCAGATAAATCCGTATTTTTTCTCCAGTATACTTTTAAGAGTTGTATTATGGTCGCAACTATTATTTTACTTATGtggtgaaaagcaaagaaattattttatatttgccCTGGTCTTTGGACCACTAACACAGTTTTCAGTGTTGTTGGCCAAAGCACGAATTTTCCACTCGAATTAAAtaatgtgcatgtgtgtgtgcacgcaAAGAAGTGAATGTGATAATTGCCTCTGTCAAAGCCTAGACATACCTATTGAGAGCTGTACAAAAAAAACAGGATACCAccaaaatttaatttaatcGTGTTCTTTAATAAATGATATATCTTATTCAGTATATCGTCAAAAATGTGTATTCCAAAACCAGATTTGTTTACTTATTgaatttatgaaaagaaaaatctaagtGAGAAGAACTTGGTAGaattttctgtccttctttAGTCTTTTAATAATCAGTATCTTAAGTTTTTATCCATGGTGTAACATATATTGAGCAGGATGAATTCATACCAAGAGATTACCAACTTCTGGTATACAAAATGTTCTGGATGTTCAGGTTTTTTTCACCTGTGTGTTATCAGCAATTCCTAACATTTCATCCTTATCTGCTGGTTGTAATTGTAGAATAACGAAACTGCAGGTGACTACGTATGGCATGTCCTTTCCCTCTAATATTGTGTGTATGTGTGGTGTGATTATGCGTGTGTATGTGTGGCTGTGCGCGTACAGGTGCACATCTCCCATTGTAGCAAATGGGAACGAATTTTTTATGTACATTAatttaagaacattttaaagatgtacagaaaagcaacactgtatatttttcttgatcaatatgaaaaaaaaaatgagaataacataaagaacattttttatgTTACCAACACAAAGCTTCTTTCCATAACGGTCAGTAGAGCAGGCAAATGGGGATTCAAGGCCTTACTCTAGAAACCTTTTTTTCTCGAGGACTTTAGTTGTGGAGCTGAAGGGACTAACTGTTCATATGCATAAAGGTTTGTATTAATGGGCTCTCACGAAAATGTCACTTCAGATCCCGTGGTTGGCAGACACAGGTTTTTCCTCCTCAGGGCCAACGGTGGGCCAGCTGAGCCTCCTCGCAAAGGAGCAGTGCAGACCTGAAGAACAGCCTCTGTAACTTTATGTAATTGCTCTAAATTTCTTTGGAATAGTGTGCTCCTATGCACCTGAGTATTGGTTAGAAATCCAAACAACTAAGTTCTCTCAGTGACAGAGGTGCAGTGCTGTGTAAAGCAATGGAGTTGCAGCAGAGAAACTGAGATTTTGTC
Proteins encoded in this window:
- the SMIM14 gene encoding small integral membrane protein 14 isoform X2 gives rise to the protein MAEGGFDPCECICSHEHAMRRLINLLRQSQSYCTDTECLQELPGPNYSGDNVVSFAMVVMAWVVIAFVLFLLRPSNLRNSSAAGKPTSPHNGQEPPAPPLD
- the SMIM14 gene encoding small integral membrane protein 14 isoform X1, with protein sequence MGKVFTEKFRFIQGTMAEGGFDPCECICSHEHAMRRLINLLRQSQSYCTDTECLQELPGPNYSGDNVVSFAMVVMAWVVIAFVLFLLRPSNLRNSSAAGKPTSPHNGQEPPAPPLD